The following proteins are encoded in a genomic region of Triticum dicoccoides isolate Atlit2015 ecotype Zavitan unplaced genomic scaffold, WEW_v2.0 scaffold218055, whole genome shotgun sequence:
- the LOC119345234 gene encoding uncharacterized protein LOC119345234, which produces MMIDELIENIVASGTYDDDFLRRIVLVLLGTVLAPQSTKEIPNAYYKLVHDVEAIKAYNWNMFTLRYLFWEKVQPLDDDAFDPLAHEYPLMLNWPEDEAKKRDTYDTSYGRGNGTIDDVISEKYRQTLIAQQGRKAEEELEEEDRSQKKKDNRDEASSSRDTTLHQVMKCIKDMQKEIKLLPGKCAEIVVEKLEKKGLVFKPNKGSDDDIEFVEHSEDWVGKYGPSKY; this is translated from the exons ATGATGATAGACGAGCTGATTGAGAACATCGTTGCCAGTGGCACGTACGATGATGATTTTCTCCGTAGAATTGTTCTGGTTCTTCTAGGCACGGTTCTTGCACCGCAGTCCACGAAAGAAATTCCTAATGCTTATTACAAGTTAGTGCACGATGTGGAGGCCATCAAAGCATAtaattggaacatgtttactttacGC TACTTGTTTTGGGAGAAAGTGCAGCCACTGGATGATGACGCATTTGATCCACTGGCTCATGAATATCCGTTGATGCTTAATTGGCCAGAAGATGAGGCTAAGAAGCGTGACACGTACGACACGTCATACGGCCGTGGTAATGGGACG ATTGATGACGTGATAAGTGAGAAGTACAGGCAGACATTAATTGctcaacaaggaagaaaggcgGAGGAAGAATTAGAGGAAGAAGATCGTTCCCAAAAAAAGAAAGATAATAGAGATGAGGCGTCATCGAGCAGGGATACTACATTACATCAAGTGATGAAATGCATCAAAGATATGCAAAAAGAAATTAAACTTCTCCCTGGAAAATGTGCTGAG ATAGTAGTGGAGAAGCTGGAGAAGAAAGGTCTTGTCTTCAAGCCAAACAAGGGGTCTGATGATGACATTGAGTTTGTGGAGCATAGTGAAGACTGGGTGGGGAAGTATGGTCCATCAAAATATTGA